From the Chitinivibrionales bacterium genome, the window CGCGGGGCAAAACACGAGGCCGTTTACCACTGCGGGCACCACTGCCAGTTCTTTCCAGTCATTTGTTGCCTTTTCCCGCGATGTGCCTGATACGGACGCCATCACATCGATAATTATATCCGGCGCGAGCCTTATGACGCCTTCCGAAGAAAATGTCGGGTAGGAAAACAAGGAATCGCGATACACGTTCTCCCCGCCCGCATCATGCATCAATTCGTTGTAGAAACTTTTAGGTCCTGCAAGATACACCTTGGAAATCCTGCCTGAACCGGGATTGTCCCTTCCGATGCAGAAAAGAATTTTCGGGCGGTGCTCCGGCGCACAAACGCCGGAGAGCTCCGCCATTATTGACGCCTTGATGGAATCAGCTTGTTTCGTTTTTCCGCAGATCTCCCCTATCACCGTAAAGGACTGCAGGATCTCCTTGACGTTTTCATTTTCAATGACCTTGCCGCTTATGCGGTTTACGGCAAGGAATTCCGACAGGGATGAATGCTGTTTCAGCAGCAGCACAAGGTCGGGTTTAAGCCTGAGTATCATTTCATAATTCGGATTAAGGTAATCCCCGATTTTCGGCAGGTTTTTCACCTGCGGAGGATAATTGCAGTACCGGGTGACGCCAACAACCCTGTCCCCCGCGCCGAGCGCGAAAAGCGTTTCGGTTATACTGGGCGCAAAGGATATAATGCGGTGATATTCGCCTCTTGACTGCCGGATGCCCGGATTTTTCCCGGTACATCCTGCAAATGCAAGTATCAGCGATAGCAAGGCTAAACTGACGGGACGCATGTCGATCATCCGCTGCTCAATTCATATTCAGATATGCCAGTGAATTGGGCGGCAGTCCGACGTTTTTTGTCGTTCCGACCTTTGTGTCGCTCGCAGGGTCGATAATCACGATGCCCGGGTTCGATGCGCTCCGGTCGCCTATATACAAATCATTTCCGTCAAAGACCATGTGCCCGCTGCATGGCGCATCAACACCCGCAATTTTTGCGCCGACGGTTTTAGCCTGCGGATTGAAGGAATGCAATTCAGTGGTGAACGTGGGCGTCGAAATCACCGCATATCCTTTTGCGTCGCTTATCACGATGATTGAGGATATATCGCCTCCGAAGTCGGATTCCGAAGCGACCGAGCCGAGGTTCGAACCAGTCGCGAGGTCGATGACTTCTATCCCGGCGTCGTTGACTGTCCAGATGCCCGCACCGCCCACATACAACTTCCCGTTGCAAATCGACAGCTCTTGTGGATTTTTATAAACAAGGTTGATGGATTTCACGACACTGTCGGTCGCGGCGTCCACCACGACGATCTTGCTCGTGTCGGCCGCCTGGATATACCCGCCGGCCGGAGCCTTGAGCCGCTGGCAGGCAATATACACCTTGCCGTTGTAATACAATTCCCTGCTCATGTACGGATACGCGTCCGCGCTGTCGGTATGCGCGTAGGTGTCGAAAGCAGAGAGGTCTATTGACGCGCCCGTCTTGACGCCCGTTTGCGGATCCACGACGGCAATTTGCGCGCTGTAAAGTTGCGTGACATAGGCCCTGGAGGAACTGATCACCGCGATGTCTTGGATGTCAACAGATGCTCCGACGTTCTTTTCATAAACGACCGTGGATTCGGCGATGACCGGGCCGTTGATCCGCATCAGGTTGTCCTTGCCGTACCTTTCGAGGACGTAAATCGCCCCGTCGGAGCTCCTGATGTCGTTGTCCAACCATATGGACAAAAGGTTTTTGTATGCGATTGAATCCGAAATGCTGTACGAGCCCATGTTGCCCGACGAAAAGGTGTAATCGATGGTCACCGCGGCAACGGTCTCCGAAGCGGCGGCCTGCGGGATGTTCGGAGCATTTACTTTGCCGCATCCGGATAGGACCAGAAAAATACCGCACGCTGAAAAGAAAATCTTGTTCATACTACGCACTCCTTCTTTATTTGTTTGTGTATACGCCGACATTTACCAACCAATAGTTTCGAGTTGTTCGGGTCCTTCCGGCACTTTTCATATTCAAGAAAGGTGACACAACGGTCATCGTCCAGTTTCATCTCCAATTAAAACGCACATTTTAAAACCGCATATTGGGTGAGTCCGGGCAAAGGCCTTTGGAAATCGTAGTCGCGAACGTTGAGATAGTTTTCAATTCTATACGAAACATCGAAATGGTCTCCCACCGTGCATCCGATGGCCGCGTTCAACTGCGGAACATCCTGAACCACGCTGTCCGTGTTGCCGAAGTTCGTGAAATATCGCGAAACAAAACGGGCCGAATGGCTGGCATACCAATTCTTGTATGTTAATTTGATGGTGAGGCAGTCCTTGAACCTCGGCTGCAGGGGTTCGTCCGTTCCGTTCCACGCGGAATAGAGGTCCGAAC encodes:
- a CDS encoding helical backbone metal receptor produces the protein MIDMRPVSLALLSLILAFAGCTGKNPGIRQSRGEYHRIISFAPSITETLFALGAGDRVVGVTRYCNYPPQVKNLPKIGDYLNPNYEMILRLKPDLVLLLKQHSSLSEFLAVNRISGKVIENENVKEILQSFTVIGEICGKTKQADSIKASIMAELSGVCAPEHRPKILFCIGRDNPGSGRISKVYLAGPKSFYNELMHDAGGENVYRDSLFSYPTFSSEGVIRLAPDIIIDVMASVSGTSREKATNDWKELAVVPAVVNGLVFCPAGDYLSIPGPRLGLVFNDIRKAVQKFQQQHRK